One segment of Thermococcus sp. AM4 DNA contains the following:
- the topA gene encoding DNA topoisomerase I has translation MVTLIIAEKPNVARKIAYALAEGKPVRKTIGKVSYYEFTRDGKKVIVAPAVGHLFSLAPKTKTYGYPVFDIEWVPVYVAEKGKGYAKDYIKALATLAKKADEFIVACDYDTEGEVIGYTALKYACGVDPSKAKRMKFSALTKKDLLKAWYNLEPTINFGMADAGIARHVLDWYWGVNLSRALTSAIKRASGKWMVLSTGRVQGPTLKFLVEREKEIQSFKPKPYWVIKMILEKEGKQYTATYEKDKIWDEEEAKRIVQEAKKGPAFVEKVEVKQQKRNPPVPFDLGTLQREAYSAFGYSPKKTLEIAQRLYEKGYTSYPRTSSQKLPKNLNFRSILQNLAKLPEYKPFAHELLGKGNLKPVEGKKEDPAHPAIYPTGELPKPGELSKDEKNIYDLVVRRFLALFMEPAVRESVKVIINSNGHRFILSGARTLKEGWLKVYGKYVKFDEVILPQFREGEPVKVVQIKREKKKTKPPARYSPAAVIKKMEDLGIGTKATRAQILETLYSRGYIEGKKKIKVTPLGMRVVEALEKNVPDIVSVELTRAFEEKMEEIMAGKAKKDEIIEESKDQLIKILKVFKEKELDIGKMLLETTGTGVTTSKDSVRVEKSKSQSGTSRASAKSGTEEPKKAKSPERQRLVLGKCPKCGGDLVLKYNRKTGKRFVGCSNWPKCNVTYPILQRGEVIPTNKTCCNGAPVVKIREKGREYEICLDMNCKDWKR, from the coding sequence ATGGTCACGCTCATCATAGCCGAGAAGCCCAACGTCGCGAGAAAGATAGCCTACGCATTGGCCGAGGGAAAGCCCGTCCGGAAGACGATAGGGAAGGTGAGCTACTACGAGTTCACCCGCGACGGCAAGAAGGTGATAGTCGCTCCAGCTGTTGGCCATCTCTTCTCCCTCGCTCCGAAGACCAAAACCTACGGTTATCCCGTCTTTGACATCGAATGGGTACCTGTCTACGTCGCCGAGAAGGGCAAGGGCTACGCGAAAGACTACATCAAGGCCTTAGCTACCCTTGCAAAGAAAGCCGATGAGTTCATAGTCGCCTGCGACTACGACACGGAGGGCGAGGTTATCGGCTACACGGCTCTGAAATACGCCTGCGGCGTTGACCCTTCGAAGGCCAAGCGCATGAAGTTCTCGGCGTTGACGAAGAAGGACCTTCTCAAAGCTTGGTACAACCTTGAGCCGACGATAAACTTCGGAATGGCAGATGCTGGAATAGCACGCCATGTCCTCGACTGGTACTGGGGCGTGAACCTCTCGAGGGCTTTAACATCGGCCATAAAGCGCGCCAGCGGGAAGTGGATGGTTCTCTCCACCGGAAGGGTTCAGGGGCCCACCCTTAAGTTCCTCGTCGAGCGGGAAAAGGAAATCCAGAGCTTCAAGCCGAAACCGTACTGGGTCATCAAGATGATTCTTGAAAAAGAGGGCAAGCAGTACACGGCGACCTACGAGAAGGACAAGATATGGGACGAGGAGGAGGCGAAGAGAATCGTCCAGGAGGCCAAGAAGGGGCCGGCCTTCGTGGAGAAAGTTGAGGTGAAGCAGCAGAAGAGGAATCCGCCGGTGCCCTTCGACCTCGGAACGCTCCAGAGGGAGGCTTATTCTGCCTTTGGCTACAGCCCGAAGAAGACCCTGGAGATTGCACAGCGCTTGTATGAGAAGGGTTACACGAGCTACCCCAGAACAAGCTCGCAGAAGCTCCCCAAGAACCTCAACTTCCGCTCGATACTGCAGAACCTCGCGAAGTTGCCCGAGTACAAGCCCTTCGCCCACGAGCTTCTGGGCAAGGGCAACCTCAAGCCCGTTGAGGGCAAGAAGGAAGACCCCGCCCACCCGGCAATCTATCCCACCGGTGAGCTTCCAAAGCCCGGCGAGCTGAGTAAGGACGAGAAGAACATCTACGACCTCGTCGTGAGGCGCTTCCTGGCGCTCTTCATGGAGCCGGCGGTGAGGGAGAGCGTGAAGGTAATCATAAACTCCAACGGCCACCGCTTCATCCTGAGCGGTGCGAGAACCCTCAAGGAGGGCTGGCTGAAGGTCTACGGGAAATACGTCAAGTTCGACGAGGTAATCCTTCCCCAGTTCAGGGAAGGTGAACCCGTCAAGGTCGTCCAGATTAAGCGCGAGAAGAAGAAAACCAAGCCCCCCGCTCGCTATTCTCCCGCCGCTGTAATCAAGAAGATGGAAGATTTGGGCATCGGAACGAAGGCAACGCGCGCGCAAATCCTTGAAACGCTTTACAGCAGGGGCTACATCGAGGGCAAGAAGAAGATAAAGGTTACACCCCTCGGCATGCGCGTCGTGGAGGCCCTTGAGAAGAACGTTCCCGACATAGTCAGCGTTGAACTCACGAGGGCCTTCGAGGAGAAGATGGAGGAGATAATGGCGGGGAAGGCAAAGAAGGACGAAATAATCGAGGAGAGCAAGGACCAGCTGATTAAAATCCTAAAGGTCTTCAAGGAGAAGGAGCTCGACATCGGAAAAATGCTCCTTGAGACAACCGGAACTGGAGTTACAACCTCGAAGGACTCGGTTCGGGTGGAGAAATCAAAGTCCCAGTCCGGGACTTCCAGAGCTTCCGCGAAATCCGGGACGGAAGAGCCGAAGAAGGCCAAGTCCCCTGAGAGGCAGAGGCTCGTCCTCGGAAAGTGCCCCAAGTGCGGCGGCGACTTGGTTCTCAAATACAATAGGAAAACCGGCAAGCGCTTCGTCGGTTGCTCCAACTGGCCCAAGTGTAACGTCACCTATCCAATACTCCAGCGCGGTGAAGTGATTCCCACCAACAAAACCTGTTGCAACGGCGCTCCAGTGGTCAAGATTCGCGAGAAGGGCAGGGAGTACGAGATTTGCCTCGACATGAACTGCAAGGACTGGAAGCGATAG
- a CDS encoding thioredoxin family protein: MGLISDADKKVIKEEFFSKMTNPVKIIGFTGKDHCQYCDQLKQLVQELSELSDKLSYEFYDFDTEEGRKVAEQYRIDRAPAVTITHDGKDVGVRFFGLPAGHEFSAFLEDIVDVSNMSTDLMPDSKEALSTIDRDVRILVFVTPTCPYCPLAVRMAHKFAIENTKAGKGKILGDMVEAIEYPEWADQYSVMAVPKIVIQVDGEDKVQFEGAYPEKMFLEKLLSALE; this comes from the coding sequence ATGGGACTGATTAGCGACGCCGACAAGAAGGTTATCAAGGAGGAGTTCTTCTCCAAGATGACGAACCCCGTTAAGATCATCGGTTTCACCGGAAAAGACCACTGCCAGTACTGCGACCAGCTCAAGCAGCTCGTTCAGGAGCTGAGCGAGCTGAGCGACAAGCTGAGCTACGAGTTCTATGACTTCGACACGGAGGAGGGCAGAAAGGTGGCCGAGCAGTACAGGATCGACCGCGCTCCGGCCGTCACGATAACCCACGACGGAAAGGACGTCGGCGTTAGGTTCTTCGGCCTTCCGGCCGGTCACGAGTTCAGCGCTTTCCTCGAGGACATAGTCGACGTCAGCAATATGAGCACGGACCTCATGCCGGACAGCAAGGAGGCCCTTTCAACGATCGACAGGGACGTCAGGATACTCGTCTTCGTAACCCCGACCTGCCCCTACTGCCCGCTCGCGGTTAGGATGGCCCACAAGTTCGCCATCGAGAACACCAAGGCAGGAAAGGGCAAGATACTCGGCGACATGGTCGAGGCGATTGAGTATCCCGAGTGGGCTGACCAGTACAGCGTCATGGCGGTTCCGAAGATAGTCATCCAGGTGGACGGCGAGGACAAGGTCCAGTTTGAAGGCGCCTATCCGGAGAAGATGTTCCTTGAGAAGCTTCTCTCCGCCCTTGAGTGA
- a CDS encoding NAD(P)/FAD-dependent oxidoreductase, producing the protein MSWKYNVVVVGAGIAGPIIARNVAKAGYSVLMIDKKWAIGTPKQCAEGISIKVFEKYDIPYDKRFINREIYGAKLYSPSGYELELRYKDVSGVILERKVFDKMLAYYAAKAGADVLARTEALDVIRKDGKVAGIKAKHEDEPIEIYADVIVAADGVESTIARKAGINTYAPPHEFDSSYEYEMLIEGYDPDLIHLWFGNEIAPRGYVWVFPKDEDRANVGIGINSDNPKTAKYYLDKWLKENNIPAKKLLEVNVGVVPVGGFVKELVKDNVLVVGDAARQVNPMHGGGMAEAMEAGTIASKWIVKALEEDNLSLLQNYTKEWWETDGKRLEKVLKVRKVTEKLTDEDLDLFIQVLSGADAEKIAGGDYVEVIKALLKHPKVLLNPRRIKLLKSLL; encoded by the coding sequence ATGAGCTGGAAGTACAACGTCGTCGTCGTTGGGGCGGGAATAGCAGGGCCTATCATCGCCAGAAACGTCGCAAAGGCCGGTTACTCCGTCCTCATGATTGATAAGAAGTGGGCGATAGGCACCCCCAAGCAGTGCGCCGAGGGCATAAGCATAAAGGTCTTTGAGAAATACGACATCCCCTATGATAAGCGCTTCATCAACCGCGAGATTTACGGAGCGAAACTCTACTCCCCGAGCGGTTACGAGCTCGAACTCCGCTACAAGGACGTTAGCGGTGTTATCCTCGAGAGGAAGGTCTTCGACAAGATGCTCGCTTACTACGCCGCTAAGGCTGGAGCAGACGTCCTCGCGAGGACGGAAGCCCTGGACGTCATAAGGAAGGACGGAAAGGTCGCTGGAATCAAGGCCAAGCACGAGGACGAGCCGATTGAGATTTACGCCGACGTTATCGTCGCGGCTGATGGCGTCGAGAGCACGATAGCGAGGAAAGCGGGAATAAACACCTACGCCCCGCCACACGAGTTCGATTCATCCTACGAATACGAGATGCTCATAGAAGGCTACGACCCCGACCTCATACACCTCTGGTTCGGCAACGAGATAGCCCCGAGAGGTTACGTCTGGGTCTTCCCGAAGGACGAGGACAGAGCCAACGTGGGAATTGGAATCAACTCGGACAATCCAAAGACCGCCAAGTACTACCTCGACAAGTGGCTGAAGGAGAACAACATACCTGCCAAGAAGCTCCTCGAGGTGAACGTTGGAGTCGTTCCCGTTGGAGGCTTCGTCAAGGAGCTCGTCAAGGACAACGTTCTCGTCGTTGGCGACGCAGCTCGTCAGGTAAACCCGATGCACGGCGGCGGAATGGCGGAAGCGATGGAAGCGGGAACGATAGCGAGCAAGTGGATTGTTAAGGCTCTCGAAGAGGATAACCTCTCGCTCCTCCAGAACTATACCAAAGAGTGGTGGGAGACCGACGGAAAGAGGCTTGAGAAGGTTCTGAAGGTTAGAAAGGTAACGGAGAAGCTCACAGATGAAGACCTCGACCTCTTCATACAGGTTCTCAGCGGGGCAGACGCGGAGAAGATAGCAGGCGGAGACTACGTGGAGGTCATAAAGGCCCTCCTCAAGCACCCGAAGGTTCTCCTCAACCCGAGGAGGATAAAGCTCCTCAAAAGCCTTCTCTGA
- a CDS encoding helix-turn-helix domain-containing protein: protein MPEKEPDLFYILGNKVRRDLLSHLTCTECYFSFLSSKVSVSSTAVAKHLKIMEREGILKSYEREGPFIGPARKYYDINIAKTYVVTITPNIFWYRGLDLSEEPEVSIELPEEPKNLDEMILTFRNLSKKLEEILRELQAVEGRRDRLMAMIKETYLKEIGDMTQLAILHYVLLNGSATVDELSDRLNLKEREVLQKASELDKFVPLRIKDGVITIDDERLKAKLGGENDAGED from the coding sequence ATGCCTGAGAAAGAGCCGGACCTGTTTTACATCCTCGGGAACAAGGTGAGGCGCGATTTACTCAGCCACCTCACCTGCACCGAGTGCTACTTCAGCTTTCTGAGCAGCAAGGTCAGCGTTTCCTCCACTGCCGTTGCAAAGCACCTTAAAATAATGGAGCGCGAGGGCATTCTCAAATCCTACGAGCGTGAGGGCCCCTTCATCGGCCCCGCGAGGAAGTACTACGACATAAACATCGCCAAGACGTACGTCGTCACTATAACCCCCAACATCTTCTGGTACCGCGGGCTCGACCTGAGCGAGGAGCCGGAAGTCTCGATAGAGCTTCCAGAAGAGCCCAAAAACCTCGACGAAATGATTCTAACCTTCAGAAACCTGAGCAAAAAGCTCGAAGAAATTCTCAGGGAGTTACAGGCGGTTGAAGGTAGAAGAGACAGGCTCATGGCGATGATTAAGGAGACCTACCTCAAGGAAATCGGCGACATGACCCAGCTGGCGATCCTCCACTACGTCCTCCTCAACGGCTCTGCCACCGTTGACGAACTCAGCGACAGGCTCAACCTCAAGGAGAGGGAAGTGCTTCAGAAGGCGAGCGAGCTGGACAAGTTCGTTCCGTTAAGAATAAAAGACGGCGTTATAACGATAGACGACGAAAGGCTGAAGGCAAAGCTCGGCGGTGAAAACGATGCCGGAGAAGATTAA
- a CDS encoding DUF362 domain-containing protein, translating to MPEKIKIVVNEDRCYLCGGCAGVCPTLAIEVHSSGWEFIQDKCISCRICVNACPVGALSAEPLEVKA from the coding sequence ATGCCGGAGAAGATTAAAATCGTCGTTAACGAAGACCGTTGCTACCTCTGCGGTGGCTGTGCCGGGGTCTGCCCGACTCTGGCGATAGAGGTGCACTCAAGCGGCTGGGAGTTTATTCAGGACAAGTGCATAAGCTGCAGGATATGCGTCAACGCCTGCCCAGTTGGAGCACTGAGCGCCGAGCCCCTGGAGGTGAAAGCATGA
- a CDS encoding peptidase M54 has translation MRAGAKRELTYVGATYIGNFMDRELIFDIFDRVNRYLIRSNLPVRFLYLGKLEVGPGYLINIPVGDTHVKGYPLEAVIEALYARLLQELNKDEGFPMRRIFGLTTFPLVSRNRYFHMYDKFLGFQQEILGMKIMVLSMKPFESSNRELMAERIFKGVLHELGHSFDLDHCPGECVMNPPTTLREWDERPPAYCPSCMRKLQGAVSAEVVFKRERGR, from the coding sequence ATGCGAGCCGGGGCCAAGAGGGAGCTGACCTACGTGGGAGCAACCTACATAGGGAACTTCATGGACAGGGAGCTCATATTCGATATTTTCGATCGCGTTAACCGTTATCTGATCCGGAGCAATCTTCCCGTCAGGTTTCTTTACCTCGGGAAACTCGAGGTCGGTCCAGGTTACCTCATCAACATCCCCGTGGGGGACACCCACGTCAAGGGCTATCCCCTGGAAGCAGTAATCGAGGCCCTCTACGCCCGTCTCCTCCAGGAACTCAACAAGGATGAAGGATTTCCCATGAGGCGCATCTTTGGCCTCACAACATTTCCCCTCGTTTCGAGAAACAGGTACTTCCACATGTACGATAAGTTCCTCGGTTTTCAGCAGGAGATACTGGGCATGAAGATAATGGTACTCTCCATGAAACCGTTTGAGTCGAGCAACCGCGAACTGATGGCCGAGCGGATATTCAAAGGCGTCCTCCACGAGCTGGGCCACAGCTTTGATCTCGACCACTGCCCCGGTGAGTGCGTAATGAACCCTCCGACAACGCTGCGCGAATGGGACGAGAGGCCACCCGCCTACTGCCCCTCCTGCATGAGAAAACTCCAGGGGGCGGTCTCCGCTGAGGTAGTGTTCAAAAGGGAAAGGGGTCGGTAA